Genomic segment of Anaeromyxobacter sp.:
TGGCGCGCTCGATGGACCAGTCGGACGGGGCCATGGCCGTGGTGGCGTCGCTGCGGGGCTCGGGCATGATCATCGGTGCCCCGGTCATTACAGGAGAGCGGTCCAAAAATGAAGCCCGCCGCCGCCCCATCCGTCGAGCGCCCCGGCCGCCTGGCCTCCCTGCGCTCCACCTTCCGCGAGGTGCCCGGCACGCTGCGGCTGGTCTGGGCGGCCGACCGGGCCGGGGCCCTGCAGCTCCTGGCCCTGACCGCCGGGCTGGCCCTGCTGCCCGCCGCGGTGGCCTGGGTGGGCAAGCTCATCGTGGACGGCGTGGTGGCCTCGGCCGGCGGCGCGGCGGCGGCCCGGGAGCGGGTGCTGGCCCTGGTGGGGCTGGAGCTGGCGCTCATGGCCGCCCAGCTCCTGCTGCTGCGCCTGGCCGGCCTGCGGCGCGACCTGCTGCGCGCCAGCCTGGGCAACCTGCTCAACGAGCGCATCCTGGAGAAGGCGCTCACCCTGGAGCTGCGCCACTTCGAGGACAGCGAGACCTACGACAAGATGCAGAACGCCCGGCGGGAGGCCGCCTCCCGGCCGCTCTCGCTGGCGCTCCAGCTGGTGGCCATCGGGCAGAACACGGTCACCCTGGCCGCCCTGTCGGGCCTGCTGTGGCGCCTCTCCCCGGCCTCGGTGGCAGTGGTGGTGGCGGCCTCCATCCCGGCCTTCCTGGCCGAGGCGCGCCTGGCCGGCGAGGCCTTCAAGCTCTACTCCTGGCGGGCCCCCGAGGGGCGCCGGCTCAACTACCTCGAGTGGATCCTGACGCGCGACGTGCACGTCAAGGAGGTCAAGCTCTTCGGGCTCGGGCCGCTGGTGCTGGCCCGCTACCGCGCCCTCTTCCAGAAGTTCTTCGCCGAGGACCGCCGCCTGGCGCTGCGCCGCTTCGCCGCCGGCACCGGCTTCGGCCTGCTCTCCCTGCTGGCCTTCTACGCCATGTACGCGCTCATGGCCGGGCGGGCCGCCGCCGCCGCCATCAGCCTGGGCGACCTGACGCTCTACATCGTGGTCTTCCGCCAGGGCCAGGGGGCCATCCAGGCGGTGCTGGCGGCGGTGGGCGGCATGTACGAGGACGCCCTCTTCATGCAGAACCTCTTCGCCTTCCTGGCCATCCCGGCCGGCGGCGAGCGCCCGCGCCGCACCCCGGCGGCCACCCTGCCCCGCGGCCCACCGCTCCCCCTCGAGCTCGACCACGTCTCCTTCCGCTACCCGGGGCGCGAGGCCTGGGTGCTGCGCGACGTCTCGCTCACCCTGGCGCCCGGCCAGACCCTCGGGCTGGTCGGGGAGAACGGCGCCGGCAAGTCCACCATCGTGAAGCTGCTGCTGCGGCTGCACGAGCCCACCGAGGGGGCCATCCGCTGGGGCGGCGTCGACCTGCGCGACCTGGAGCCGGCCGACCTGCGCTCCCGCATCGGCGCCGTCTTCCAGGACTACGTCCGCTACCAGTTCACGGCCGCCGAGAACATCGGCCTGGGCGAGCCCTCCCGCCTCGACGACCGGGCCCTGGTGGAGGCCGCGGCGGCCCGGGGCGGCGCCGCCGAGGTGGTGGCCGGGCTGCCGCAGGGCTACGACACGGTGCTGGGCGGCTGGTTCGAGCGGGGCCACGAGCTGTCGGCCGGGCAGTGGCAGAAGCTGGCCGTGGCGCGCGCCTTCATGCGCGAGGACGCGCAGCTGCTCATCCTGGACGAGCCCACCGCCTCGGTGGACGCCGAGGCCGAGCACGAGCTGTTCGAGCGCTTCCGCCAGCTCTCGGCGGGGCGGACCGCGCTGGTGATCTCGCACCGCTTCTCCACGGTGCGGCTGGCCGACCAGATCGCGGTGCTGCACGGCGGGCGGCTGGTGGAGCTGGGGAGCCACCGCGAGCTGGTGGCCCAGGACGGCCGCTACGCCCACCTCTTCCGGCTGCAGGCCCGCGGCTACCTCGACTAGGACCCCACCATGCGCGGCCTCGAGCAGATCCCCTGGCTCTACGATCTCGGCCTGTGGCTGGCCGAGCGCGGCGGCTTCGGCCGCTGGCGCCGCTGGCTGCCGGGCGGCGCCGCCGGCCGCACCCTCGACCTCGGCACCGGCACCGGGCGCAACCTGCCCTGGCTGCCGCCCGGCCTGGCGGCGGTGGCGGTGGACCCCTGCCCCCAGAACCTGGCGGCGGCGCACCGGCGGGCCCCCGGGGTGGCGCTGGTGCGGGCCCGCGCCGAGGCGCTGCCCTTCAAGGGCGGCGCCTTCGACACCGTCCTCTCGGGGATGGTCCTCTGCTCGGTGGACGACCCGGCGGCCGGGCTGGCCGAGGTGCGCCGGGTGCTGGCTCCGGGCGGCGCCTTCCGCCTGCTGGAGCACGTGCGGGCCGAGGCGGCGCTGCCGGCCCGGCTGCAGGACCTGGTGCAGCCGGCCTGGACCCTGGTGGCGGGGGGCTGCCGGCCGAACCGCGACACCGAGCGGCTGGTGGCGGCGGCCGGGTTCGAGCTCGTGCCGGCCACGCGGGTGGCGCGCGGGAACTGGCGGAGGCTGGTGGTGCGCGCCGCGGCGGCCCGGCCGGCGCGCTGAGCGGCGCGGGAGCGGGCCAGCGCGGTGCAGCAGGGGTTCAGGTGCGGATGCGCTGCGGGCAGAGCGCCCCGGCCTCCACCAGCACCTCGGCGAACCAGTCGGACATGGCCCGCTCGCCGTACTCCAGCTCCAGCCGGAACAGCGCGTGGACCTCGTCGGCGTCGAAGCGCTTGGCCATCCACCGGTCGAAGACCGGCGCCAGCGGCTCGCGCGGGAGCCCCATGACCGGCGGCGGCGGGTCGCTCCGAATGAGGCGGACCAGCTTCTTGCGCACCTCGGTGAGCGTCCTGTCGTTCATGGCCCGGCCTCCCGGAGGCCCGGGGTGCAGCCCCCGGGCCTGGTGCAGCGGAGGGATCCCGAGCGGTTGCGGCGGGGGACGTCGACCCCTGGGGTTCCGGCGACCCGGCCTAGGGGCCTTCCTGGCACCCCCTCTTGTCAGTGCAGCGTGGGAGCCGGTCTGGGTGTAACTCTGACATGACGATGGCACGCGACCTGCGCCCCACCGCCTTCCTCCCGGCGTTCCTGGTGACCGCGGCGCTGGCCCTGCTCCTGGCCCCGCTCCCCGGGCTGGCGCAGTCCGCCGCGCCCACCTCGGAGCCCGACGACTGGCTCGACGAGGGGCACCAGGCGGTCTCCCGCGGCCTGCTCTGGCCGGTGGCCCGGCTCGATCGCTTCTTCTCCGACGAGCGCGAGGTGGACCTGCCGCGGGCCCGCTCCTTCGTGCGGTGGCGCAACAACCTCAAGCTCTACG
This window contains:
- a CDS encoding ABC transporter ATP-binding protein, giving the protein MKPAAAPSVERPGRLASLRSTFREVPGTLRLVWAADRAGALQLLALTAGLALLPAAVAWVGKLIVDGVVASAGGAAAARERVLALVGLELALMAAQLLLLRLAGLRRDLLRASLGNLLNERILEKALTLELRHFEDSETYDKMQNARREAASRPLSLALQLVAIGQNTVTLAALSGLLWRLSPASVAVVVAASIPAFLAEARLAGEAFKLYSWRAPEGRRLNYLEWILTRDVHVKEVKLFGLGPLVLARYRALFQKFFAEDRRLALRRFAAGTGFGLLSLLAFYAMYALMAGRAAAAAISLGDLTLYIVVFRQGQGAIQAVLAAVGGMYEDALFMQNLFAFLAIPAGGERPRRTPAATLPRGPPLPLELDHVSFRYPGREAWVLRDVSLTLAPGQTLGLVGENGAGKSTIVKLLLRLHEPTEGAIRWGGVDLRDLEPADLRSRIGAVFQDYVRYQFTAAENIGLGEPSRLDDRALVEAAAARGGAAEVVAGLPQGYDTVLGGWFERGHELSAGQWQKLAVARAFMREDAQLLILDEPTASVDAEAEHELFERFRQLSAGRTALVISHRFSTVRLADQIAVLHGGRLVELGSHRELVAQDGRYAHLFRLQARGYLD
- a CDS encoding class I SAM-dependent methyltransferase, which gives rise to MRGLEQIPWLYDLGLWLAERGGFGRWRRWLPGGAAGRTLDLGTGTGRNLPWLPPGLAAVAVDPCPQNLAAAHRRAPGVALVRARAEALPFKGGAFDTVLSGMVLCSVDDPAAGLAEVRRVLAPGGAFRLLEHVRAEAALPARLQDLVQPAWTLVAGGCRPNRDTERLVAAAGFELVPATRVARGNWRRLVVRAAAARPAR